CGCACGGCAGGTTCATCGAGAGCCTGGGCGGACGCTACATCACCGCGGAGGACGTGGGCACCTCCGAGACGGACATGGAGTACGTGCGGATGGAGACGCGGCACGTGACCGGCCTTCCGGGGGCTTCCGGGGATCCTTCGCCGGTGACCGCGTTCGGCGTGTTCCGCGGCATCCAGGCCTGCGTCCGCGAGGTCTTCGAAGTCGACTCGCTGCAGGGACGGACGGTCGCCGTGCAGGGGTTGGGGCACGTGGGATACCACCTCTGCAGCTACCTGCACGACGCCGGGGCCGAGCTGATCGTCTCCGATCTCGATCCGTCGCGGGTGCAGCGGGTGGTGGAGGAGTTCGGTGCCCGCAGCGTCGGCGTCGACGAGATCTTCTCGGTGGAGGCGGACGTGTACTCTCCCTGCGCTCTGGGCGCTACCGTGAACGACGAGACCCTGCCCCGGCTACGGGCGCGAATCGTCGCCGGCGGCGCCAACAACGTGCTCGCGGAGCCCCGCCACGGAGACGAGCTGCATGAGAGGGAGATCCTCTACGCACCCGATTACGTGATCAACGCAGGCGGGTTGATCAGCGTGTATGGCGAGTTACAGGGGTGGACCCACGAGCGGGCGATGCGGCAGGCAGGCGAGATCTACACGACGCTGCTGCGCCTCTTCGAGCGCTCTCGCGAAGACTCGGTGCCGCCCCACGAGGCCGCCGATCGGCTCGCTCGCGAGCGGATCGAAGCGATCGGCGGGCTGCGCCGGATGAAGCTGTGAGCGGGTCCGGATCGGGCCCCGGTGCGGGATCGCTGGAGCGCAGGTTGATTTACGCGCGGCTGGACGAGGAGCAGCTGATCGCCCTGGGGGAGCGAATCGGCCACGAGGTGAGTCCACCCCTCTTCCTGGCGCTGCGTGGAGACCTCGGAGCGGGAAAGTCGACGTTTGCTCGGGCGATCGCGCGGGGAGCCGGAGTGGAAGGAGAGATCCCTTCGCCGACCTTCAACCTCCTCTTCCGCTATCCCGTGCCGCGAGGCGCGCAGATCGTGCACATCGATCTGTACCGCCTCGACGATCCCGAGGAAGTGTGGGAGCTCGGCTGGGCGGAGCTGCCTGCCCCCGACGAGATCGTGATGGTGGAGTGGCCGGAGCGCGCCGAGGTGCTGCTTCCGCCGGACCGTTGGGAGATCGAGCTGGTCGAGACCGAATCGGGCGAGGCGCGCGACGTCGAGTTTCGCCGGGTCGGGAACCCTGGGCCGCTGCCCCTGCCGGAGGAGGCGGGATGATCCGCCGCCCGATCCTGGCGCTCGACTCCTCCACCGCGGTCGGCTCTGTTGCCGTGGGGGGAGAGGAGGGTGTCTACGCTGAAGTGATCCAGAGCGTGGCTGGGAGCCATTCCGCGTCGCTGCTTCCCGCCGTCGAGCAGGTGATGCGATCGGCCGGACTCCGCCCCCGGGATCTCGCCGCGGTGGTGGTCGGGGAGGGACCCGGATCCTTCACTGGTTTGCGCATCGCCGGGGCGACTGCCAAAGGGATGCTCCGCGGACTCGACATCCCCCTCTACGCGTACTCCGGGCTCCTCGCCACCGCGGCTTCGGCCTGGAGTCATGAGGGGCCGGTCTGGGCGCTGTTCGACGCCCGGCGGCGGGACGTCTTTGCCGCTTGCTATCGCTTCGCACAGGGCGTACAGGTGTTGATGCCGCCCGAGGCGATTTCGCTCGACCTGCTGCTGGAGCGGGCGAGGGGTGGCGACGGTGCGGTCCCGCTGTTCGTGGGCGAGGGGGCGAGCCTCCACCGCGAGGAGCTGGAGCGAGAAACCGGTGGGCGGGTCGGGCCTGCGCACCTGGCGCAGCCGAGGGCCGCTGCGCTGCTCTGGCTGGCCGTGACCGTACCGGAGATGGGGCGAGTGGAGGATCCAGCCCGCTGGGAGCCGGAGTATCTGCGCGCTTCGGGTGCCGAGCGCATCGCCGCGGCGCGAGCGGAACGAGGAGGATAGACATGACCGCCACCGAGCCGACCGCGATCTTCCTTCTCCGCGACCTCCGCATCGACGATCTCCCGCGCATCCTGGAAATCGAACAGGCGTCGTTCAGCACCCCCTGGCGTCGCAGCACCTTCGAGGGATTGCTGCGCCGGGCTGACGCCGACCTGATCGGAGCCACCCTCGAGGGACGGCTGGTGGGATACGCCATCAGCTGGACCATCCTCGACCAGGCGGAGCTGGGGAACGTGGCCGTGGGTCCGGAGGTTCGGCAGCGGGGGCTGGGCCGTACGCTGGTGGAGGCTTCCCTACAACGGGTGCGGCAGCGGGGTGCGCGGGAATGCTTCCTGGAGGTGCGTGAGTCGAACCACGTCGCCCGGCGGCTCTACGAAACCCTGGGCTTCACCGTCATCGGTCGCCGGCGGCGATACTACTCGCATCCGGTGGAGGACGCGCTGGTGATGAGGATCGAGCTCGGCCGGGCGGGGCATGGGTAAGAGGAGCGGTCCGGCGCCGACGTTCTAATGCCCTCTTCTGTGACTTTGCCGGCAAATGGTCCGGTTGCACCGCGCTGGACCGAGCCCGATATTCCATGCCGGTGATCGGAAACTCGACTCGAACCGCGGGAGGGATCAGTGTCACGCAGCCTGAACAAGGCCATGATCATTGGCAATCTGGGGTCGGATCCGGAGGTGAGGACCACCGCGACCGGCACCCGGGTCGCGAATTTCTCCGTGGCCACGAGTCGGAGTTGGACCGCCCGCGACGGCACGCCGCAGGAGAAGACGGAGTGGCATCGGATCGTGGCGTGGGACAAGCTGGCGGAGATCGCCGAGCGGTATCTCAAGAAGGGGGATCGGGTGTACGTGGAGGGGGAGATCGAGTATCGCTCCTACGAGGATAAGGACGGGGTGACGAAGTACATAACGGAGATCCGCGCCCGCGACCTGGTCATGCTCGGAGGTGCGCGGGAGGGAGGATCGGATTTCCGCGAGTCGCGGCAGCCGGCCCCGGCGGGGAAGCCGGCGGACAAGGGGGGATACGACGATTTCGAGGGGGGCAGCTTCCCCGAGGACGACGACCTTCCCTTCTAGTCGGCGCGGCCGTCACGGCGGGGGCGAGCCTGCTCAAGCGGCTCGCCGGCACAGCCGAGAATAACGGGGGAGGACCCTTCCGGGGGCTTCCCCCGTTCTCTTCCCCGGAGGGGGTGCTCGAGAACCCAGACTCCTCCTTACGATGAAACGGTTGTTCTTCCCGGTCGTGGCGATGCTGGTGGCCAGTCCGCTGGCGGCGCAGGAGCTTCCCGGCGACACGGCCCGGACCCATGTCGTGCGGCCGGGCGACACCCTGTGGGACCTCTCCGAACAATACCTTTCCAATCCTTTCCGCTGGCCGGAGATCTACGGTGTGAATCGGGAGGTGGTGGCGGATCCGCACTGGATCTACCCGGCGCAGCGGCTGCGCATCCCGAGACGGGGCGGGTCGTCTCCGGCGGTGGCGGGCGCGCCCGCGGATGGATACGTTCCCGCGGCGCCCGCGTCGCCTCCTGCGCGCACGGTCTTCTACCCGGTGAGCCCTTCGGCGAACGCCGGCGCACTGATCTCCGCCGCCAACAGGCAGGACGTGCCGGTGGTGACGCCGGGCGATTTCTACCGAGCGGGGCGGCTGGTTCCGGATGGGACCATGCGGCCGCTCGGTCGGTTGGTCGAGGTGGCCGAGGCAAGCGCGGTGGATCTTCGCGAGACGCGGCAGATCCATCCCCACACCCGGGTGTATTTGAAGCTCGAGCCCGGCGCGAGCCTGCAGGTGGGGGACGAGCTGCATCTCTGGCGTCCGGGCAAGGAGATCCGTCCGTACGGGCGCATCTACGAGCCGACCGGCACCGCCCGGGTGGTGGCGCTGGACGGTGACGTGGCCACGGTCTCCATCGAGGGGCTGTTCGCTCCGGTTCTGCTGGGTGATCTGGCACTGCCGGTGGAACAGTTCGCGGTTCCCGGGGGTGTGATTCCCCGACCGGCGGCGGGCCTGGAGGGTCGGGTGGTGGCGTTTGCCACCCGACAGGCGGTGTTCTCGGTCGAAGACATCGCTTATCTGGACGTGGGCGCGAGCTCCGGCGTTGTCGAGGGGGACGTGTTCGTGGTCGTCACGCCGCGACAGCGAACCGAGTACGGGATCCGCCCCGAGATGGAGATCGCCCGTCTGCAGGTAGTGCGCGTCAGCGACCGGACCTCGGCCGCGCGCGTTACCAGCCTGCAGCAGCCGGCCCTCGAGGCTGGGCAGGTGGTGCGGCTGGTGGGGAAGATGCCCTGAGCTTCTTCCCTCTCGGATCGCCGGTGCCGCGACGCCCTCCCCGCCTGGAGAGGGCGTCGTTTCTTTATGCACGCTGAGCGAACCGCATGATCGAGGGGCTTCACATCGTCGCATTGGCGCTCTACTGCCTGGGAGCGGCGATCATGGGAATCTCCTTCGCGCGTGGCGGGCGCGGACTTCCGCCCCTCGCCGCGGGCGCGGTCGGCGCCGCCCTCCTCGCCCATGCGGCGGCGCTCGCCGTCTTCACCTCGACCTGGGGGGAGCTCCCTCTGGTGGGACTCGGACCCTCCCTCTCCACCCTCGCTTTCCTGATCGCCTTCGGTAGCCTCGTCGCCGCAATCCCGGGGCATGCAGGAACGGTCGGGCTGCTGGTGATCCCACTGGTCGTAGTCCTGGGTGCAGTGGCAAGCGCCGTGGGCGTGGCACCGCAGGGCGAGGCAACGCAATTCCGCGGGATCTGGTTCGCGCTGCACGTGATCCTCGCCTTCCTCGGCTACGCCGGGCTGACGGTCGCGGCCGCGGCGGGGGTGATGTACCTGCTGCAGTTCCGAGAGTTGAAGAGCAAGCACTTCGGTGCCATCTTTCGATTCTTCCCCCCGCTGGAGAGTCTGGATCGGCTGGGAAGGCGCGGAATCGTGTTCGGGTTCCCCTTTCTGACCCTCTCGGTCCTGGTCGGCTGGGCCTGGACCGCCCGATTCGACGTGGCGGAGCTTCCCGGCAATCCGAAGCTGGTCTGGGTGGTGGTCTCCTGGGTGGTTTTCCTGGCGGCGCTGATCGCGCGCCTCGGCGGGGGGCGGCCGAGTCGACGGGGCGCCGTGGCGAGCGTGATCGGCTTCGTGGTCGTGGTCGTCGCCTACCTCGTGCTGCGAGTGCAGGCGGCGCGCGGAGGGGCGTTCCTGTGAGATCGACGTATCCGGCGTTCCTCGACCTCACCGACGTTCCGACCCTGCTGGTGGGCGGAGGGCGCGTCGCGCTGCGCAAGCTCGAAGGCCTGCTGGCCGGTGGGGCGACCCCGGACGTCCTCTCACCGGAGCTATCCGCGCCGGTGCAGGCGCTGGTCGCCTCTTTCGGGCTCGCCTATCGGGCGAGCCATTTCGCGCCCGGCGCGGTGCAAGGATACCGGGTCGTCGTTGCCGCCACGAACGACCGCTCCGTGAATGCCGCAATCGGACGGGAAGCACGGGACAATGGCGCCTGGGTCAACGTGGTGGACGACCCCGAGGCTTCCAACTTCCTGGTTCCCGCGGTACTCCGGCAGGGGGAAGTGGTGGCGGCGGTGTCGACAGGAGGCGCTTCGCCGCTGCTCGCGGCCGCCGTCCGGGAGCGGCTGGAAGAGATCGTCACCCCTGGCCTCGGCCGGGCGGCCGAGCGGTTGCTGGCGCTGCGCGAGGAGGTGCGCCGCCGCTGGCCGTCGGACGAAGAGCGCCGTCGAACATTCTGGAAGGACCTCGTGTCCCAGGAGTTCCTGGATCTCGCCACGGCCGGGAACGACGAGGAAGTGGAATCGAGAATCGCAGCATGTCTCTCGCGGTCGTAGGAATCAACCATCGCACCGCTCCCGTTCGCGTACGGGAGCGGTTGGCGTACAGCCGCGCAGAGATCCCCGCTGCCCTGCGCCGTCTGCTGGGTAGCGGTGCGCTGGATGAGGCGGTGCTCCTCTCCACCTGCAACCGCACCGAAGTCTATCTCAGCGCCGCCGACGAAACGCTCGGCGAAGCCGCCGCGCGCGAGCTGCTCGCCGAGCAGTGGCGCGAGCCCCAGCCGATTTTGTCCTACCTGTATGCCCGGCGGGGCCGTTCCGTGGTCGAGCACCTCTTCCGGGTCACCTCGGGAATCGACTCCATGATTCTCGGGGAGCCGCAGATCCAGGGGCAGGTGCGCGAGGCGTACCAGTTGGCGATGGAGGTGGGGAAGGGTCCCGAAGCCGTGGTCGGGCCGATCCTCAACCGCCTCTTTCAGACCGCCCTCAGTGTGGGGGGCCGCGTTCGCACGGAGACCGAAGTGGGGATGGGGGCGGCCTCCATCTCTTCCGCCGCGGTGGAGCTGGCGAAGAAGATCTTCGGCACCCTGAAGGGAAGGCACGCGCTGGTGCTCGGCGCCGGGGAGATGAGCGCGGTCACCCTGGAGTGCCTGCGCGCGGAAGGGGTGCAGAGTTGCGTGGTGGCCAACCGCACATACGACCGTGCCGTGGAGCTCGCGGAGCGCTTTCGAGGGCGCGCCGTGCACTGGGAGGCGCTGGGCGAGGAGCTGCCCCATGCGGACATCGTGATCTGCTCCACCGCGGCGCCGCACCCGGTGTTGACGCTGAAACGCCTGCGGGCCTCCCTGCCCGGCGGTGCGAAACGCCCGCTGTGCATCATCGACATCGCCATCCCTCGGGACGTGGAGGTCGAGGTCGGGGAAGAGCCCAACGTCTTCCTCTACAACGTCGACGACCTGCAGCAGATCGTCGACGACAGTCTGGGGCGCCGGCGTCGCGAGATTCCCGCGGCCGAGGCAATCATCTCGGCGGCGTCGCAGGAGTTCTGGAGCTGGTACACCAGTCTGTCCGTGGTGCCGACCATCCGCGAGCTTCGCGAGCGCGGTGAATCCCTTCGCCGAGCCGAGGTAGACCGTGCACTCCGCCGGCTCGCGCACCTGAGCGAGCCGGATCGGGATGCGGTCGAGGCGCTGACCCGCTCGCTCATGAACAAGCTGCTGCACGCGCCCACCGTCCGGCTGCGCAAGGCGGCGGGTAACGGGCGGGGGCTCGACGTGATCGACACGGCGCGCTACCTGTTCGAGCTGGACAAGAACGACGAGGACCTCGACGACACCAGCGCCGACCAGGGGTCGGAGCTGGACCCCGAGTCCGCCGGTGGGCGGTCGGGAGGAGAAAGCCTTCAACCAGACGAGGGAGAGAAGTGATCGTTTCCCTGCCCGTTGCCCAGGTGTCCACCAACGAGCTGGTGAGCGCCTGGCGGATGATCGTGCACGGCACGATCTCCACCCAGCTCATCATGATCATCCTCGCGTTCTTTTCCCTCTTCACATGGGGACTCATCATCTGGAAGTGGTTTCACTTCCGGAAGCTGTGGCGGCAGGCGAGCGGCTTCATGGAGCGGATCGAGAGCGCACAGCGGCTGGAGGAGGCGTATCGAAACGTCCTATCACTCCCCGAATCCCCGTTCACGCGCGTATTCCGCCGCGGGGTGAACTTCTTCTCCGAGCTCCGTCCGGGCGGGCTCCGGGAGGGCGTCGCGACGGTGGGGCTCAGCTCGGCGCAGCTGGAGGTTCTGCGACTCGTGCTGGAGAAGGAGGAGGGCGAGGAGCGCGACGAAGCCGGTCACGGCCTCCACTGGTTGGCGATCATCGCCACCGTTTCGCCTCTGCTCGGCCTGTTGGGGACTGTGCTGGGAGTGATGAACTCCTTCATGGGAGTGGCGGAGACAGGGTCGGCCAACATCAGCGCGGTTGCGCCCGGGGTGGCCGAGGCGCTGATCACCACCGTGGGCGGCCTCATCGTCGCCATCCCGGCGGCCATGGCGTACAACTATTTCGTCGCGAGGTTGCAGCTAATCATGAGTGAGCTGGAGGGCTTCTCCAGCGAGTTCATCGGAACCCTCG
The DNA window shown above is from Longimicrobiaceae bacterium and carries:
- a CDS encoding Glu/Leu/Phe/Val dehydrogenase dimerization domain-containing protein; protein product: MVNPFNLIESQGHEQVVYCHDPSCGYRGIIAIHDTTLGPALGGTRLWNYASETEALVDVLRLSRGMTYKAAVAGLNLGGGKAVIIGDPHTVRREALFRAHGRFIESLGGRYITAEDVGTSETDMEYVRMETRHVTGLPGASGDPSPVTAFGVFRGIQACVREVFEVDSLQGRTVAVQGLGHVGYHLCSYLHDAGAELIVSDLDPSRVQRVVEEFGARSVGVDEIFSVEADVYSPCALGATVNDETLPRLRARIVAGGANNVLAEPRHGDELHEREILYAPDYVINAGGLISVYGELQGWTHERAMRQAGEIYTTLLRLFERSREDSVPPHEAADRLARERIEAIGGLRRMKL
- the tsaE gene encoding tRNA (adenosine(37)-N6)-threonylcarbamoyltransferase complex ATPase subunit type 1 TsaE, encoding MSGSGSGPGAGSLERRLIYARLDEEQLIALGERIGHEVSPPLFLALRGDLGAGKSTFARAIARGAGVEGEIPSPTFNLLFRYPVPRGAQIVHIDLYRLDDPEEVWELGWAELPAPDEIVMVEWPERAEVLLPPDRWEIELVETESGEARDVEFRRVGNPGPLPLPEEAG
- the tsaB gene encoding tRNA (adenosine(37)-N6)-threonylcarbamoyltransferase complex dimerization subunit type 1 TsaB yields the protein MIRRPILALDSSTAVGSVAVGGEEGVYAEVIQSVAGSHSASLLPAVEQVMRSAGLRPRDLAAVVVGEGPGSFTGLRIAGATAKGMLRGLDIPLYAYSGLLATAASAWSHEGPVWALFDARRRDVFAACYRFAQGVQVLMPPEAISLDLLLERARGGDGAVPLFVGEGASLHREELERETGGRVGPAHLAQPRAAALLWLAVTVPEMGRVEDPARWEPEYLRASGAERIAAARAERGG
- the rimI gene encoding ribosomal protein S18-alanine N-acetyltransferase — translated: MTATEPTAIFLLRDLRIDDLPRILEIEQASFSTPWRRSTFEGLLRRADADLIGATLEGRLVGYAISWTILDQAELGNVAVGPEVRQRGLGRTLVEASLQRVRQRGARECFLEVRESNHVARRLYETLGFTVIGRRRRYYSHPVEDALVMRIELGRAGHG
- a CDS encoding single-stranded DNA-binding protein, coding for MSRSLNKAMIIGNLGSDPEVRTTATGTRVANFSVATSRSWTARDGTPQEKTEWHRIVAWDKLAEIAERYLKKGDRVYVEGEIEYRSYEDKDGVTKYITEIRARDLVMLGGAREGGSDFRESRQPAPAGKPADKGGYDDFEGGSFPEDDDLPF
- a CDS encoding LysM peptidoglycan-binding domain-containing protein, with the translated sequence MKRLFFPVVAMLVASPLAAQELPGDTARTHVVRPGDTLWDLSEQYLSNPFRWPEIYGVNREVVADPHWIYPAQRLRIPRRGGSSPAVAGAPADGYVPAAPASPPARTVFYPVSPSANAGALISAANRQDVPVVTPGDFYRAGRLVPDGTMRPLGRLVEVAEASAVDLRETRQIHPHTRVYLKLEPGASLQVGDELHLWRPGKEIRPYGRIYEPTGTARVVALDGDVATVSIEGLFAPVLLGDLALPVEQFAVPGGVIPRPAAGLEGRVVAFATRQAVFSVEDIAYLDVGASSGVVEGDVFVVVTPRQRTEYGIRPEMEIARLQVVRVSDRTSAARVTSLQQPALEAGQVVRLVGKMP
- the ccsA gene encoding cytochrome c biogenesis protein CcsA gives rise to the protein MIEGLHIVALALYCLGAAIMGISFARGGRGLPPLAAGAVGAALLAHAAALAVFTSTWGELPLVGLGPSLSTLAFLIAFGSLVAAIPGHAGTVGLLVIPLVVVLGAVASAVGVAPQGEATQFRGIWFALHVILAFLGYAGLTVAAAAGVMYLLQFRELKSKHFGAIFRFFPPLESLDRLGRRGIVFGFPFLTLSVLVGWAWTARFDVAELPGNPKLVWVVVSWVVFLAALIARLGGGRPSRRGAVASVIGFVVVVVAYLVLRVQAARGGAFL
- a CDS encoding bifunctional precorrin-2 dehydrogenase/sirohydrochlorin ferrochelatase → MRSTYPAFLDLTDVPTLLVGGGRVALRKLEGLLAGGATPDVLSPELSAPVQALVASFGLAYRASHFAPGAVQGYRVVVAATNDRSVNAAIGREARDNGAWVNVVDDPEASNFLVPAVLRQGEVVAAVSTGGASPLLAAAVRERLEEIVTPGLGRAAERLLALREEVRRRWPSDEERRRTFWKDLVSQEFLDLATAGNDEEVESRIAACLSRS
- the hemA gene encoding glutamyl-tRNA reductase, with translation MSLAVVGINHRTAPVRVRERLAYSRAEIPAALRRLLGSGALDEAVLLSTCNRTEVYLSAADETLGEAAARELLAEQWREPQPILSYLYARRGRSVVEHLFRVTSGIDSMILGEPQIQGQVREAYQLAMEVGKGPEAVVGPILNRLFQTALSVGGRVRTETEVGMGAASISSAAVELAKKIFGTLKGRHALVLGAGEMSAVTLECLRAEGVQSCVVANRTYDRAVELAERFRGRAVHWEALGEELPHADIVICSTAAPHPVLTLKRLRASLPGGAKRPLCIIDIAIPRDVEVEVGEEPNVFLYNVDDLQQIVDDSLGRRRREIPAAEAIISAASQEFWSWYTSLSVVPTIRELRERGESLRRAEVDRALRRLAHLSEPDRDAVEALTRSLMNKLLHAPTVRLRKAAGNGRGLDVIDTARYLFELDKNDEDLDDTSADQGSELDPESAGGRSGGESLQPDEGEK
- a CDS encoding MotA/TolQ/ExbB proton channel family protein, with product MIVSLPVAQVSTNELVSAWRMIVHGTISTQLIMIILAFFSLFTWGLIIWKWFHFRKLWRQASGFMERIESAQRLEEAYRNVLSLPESPFTRVFRRGVNFFSELRPGGLREGVATVGLSSAQLEVLRLVLEKEEGEERDEAGHGLHWLAIIATVSPLLGLLGTVLGVMNSFMGVAETGSANISAVAPGVAEALITTVGGLIVAIPAAMAYNYFVARLQLIMSELEGFSSEFIGTLAREGKV